Proteins from a genomic interval of Euleptes europaea isolate rEulEur1 chromosome 18, rEulEur1.hap1, whole genome shotgun sequence:
- the LOC130489599 gene encoding sodium-dependent neutral amino acid transporter B(0)AT2-like has product MEKSKDLESAANYQGESNDELLLDDPTARPAWGSKVQYILAQVGFSVGLGNVWRFPYLCHQNGGGAFLLLYLLLLFVIGIPLFFLELAAGQIIRQGSIGVWKFISPRLSGIGFASCVVCSFVALYYNVIIAWSLYYLGKSFQLPLPWESCPEISNQTEEEMECTQSSPTAYFWYRTTLNVTGSIEESGGFNPALVGCLFAAWAMVCLAMIKGIKSSGKVLYFSSLFPYVVLFCFLVRALMLEGAMDGISIMFTPKLSIWGDMQVWRQAATQVFFALGLGFGTIIAYSSYNARDNNCHIDGLLVSMVNFLTSVLATLVVFAVLGFRANIIAQDCVTNNLDQLYHLQFNGSLLAQILPARNVSPAQYNAWYQGLTNETETQLLELGIGDCRVEDEMNKGVEGTGLAFITFTEAMTLFPMAPFWSVLFFFMLLNLGLSTMLGNMQGIITPLLDNFQSLQRRRALFTVLCCVVGFLFGLIFVQRSGSYFVAMFDDYSATLPLLIVVAGEAFAVAWIYGADKFLDDIEAMLGWRPWGIYSYMWRFISLASMLCLLLASLVRLSMSRPTYQAWNKEEADKQQLEYPPWAQGLLISLIVVAALPIPIMFVRQLLIERLAKRGGKSALAVAPVPPAEDDEERESPADPNGYLPVQTKDRRGF; this is encoded by the exons ATGGAAAAATCCAAAGACCTAGAATCTGCAGCAAACTACCAAGGGGAATCCAATGACGAATTGCTTCTGGATGATCCCACTGCCCGGCCTGCCTGGGGATCCAAGGTCCAATATATCCTAGCCCAAGTTGGTTTTTCTGTGGGGCTTGGCAACGTTTGGCGGTTCCCCTACCTCTGCCATCAAAATGGGGGAG GAGCTTTCCTGCTGTTGTATCTGCTGCTCCTCTTCGTCATTGGGATCCCGCTTTTCTTCCTGGAACTGGCGGCCGGACAGATTATCCGCCAGGGCAGCATTGGGGTCTGGAAGTTCATCAGCCCCCGCCTATCGGGCATCGGCTTTGCAAGCTGCGTG GTATGTTCCTTTGTTGCGCTGTATTATAACGTCATAATTGCATGGAGCCTTTACTACCTGGGCAAATCCTTCCAGCTTCCCCTGCCCTGGGAAAGTTGCCCGGAAATATCCAACCAAACGGAAGAAG AAATGGAGTGTACCCAGAGTTCTCCCACCGCCTACTTCTGGTACCGCACCACTTTGAATGTGACCGGCTCCATCGAGGAGAGCGGAGGCTTCAACCCAGCTCTTGTTGGCTGCCTCTTCGCTGCGTGGGCCATGGTGTGTCTGGCCATGATCAAAGGCATCAAATCCTCTGGCAAG GTTCTGTATTTCAGTTCGCTGTTCCCATACGTGGTTCTCTTTTGCTTCCTCGTGCGGGCACTGATGCTAGAAGGAGCAATGGACGGAATCAGCATCATGTTCACACCCAAG ctgtcCATCTGGGGCGACATGCAGGTTTGGCGCCAGGCGGCCACCCAGGTGTTCTTTGCGCTAGGCCTGGGCTTCGGCACCATCATCGCCTACTCCAGCTACAATGCGCGAGACAACAACTGCCACATCGACGGGCTGCTGGTCTCCATGGTCAACTTCCTCACCTCGGTGCTGGCCACGCTGGTCGTGTTTGCCGTGCTGGGCTTCCGTGCCAACATCATCGCGCAGGATTGCGTAACAAA cAACCTAGATCAACTGTATCATCTGCAATTCAATGGCTCCCTCCTTGCTCAAATACTTCCTGCCAGGAATGTCTCCCCTGCTCAGTACAACGCCTGGTATCAGGGCCTCACGAATGAAACAGAGACACAGTTGCTGGAGTTGGGGATCGGGGACTGCCGCGTGGAGGACGAGATGAACAAG GGCGTGGAAGGCACGGGCCTGGCATTCATCACGTTCACCGAGGCCATGACCCTCTTCCCAATGGCCCCCTTCTGGTCCGTGCTGTTCTTTTTCATGCTGCTGAACTTGGGGCTGAGCACCATGCTTGGAAACATGCAAGGGATCATCACCCCGTTGCTGGACAACTTCCAGAGCCTCCAGCGGCGGCGGGCCCTCTTCACAG tgCTGTGTTGTGTAGTTGGATTCCTGTTTGGCCTGATTTTTGTTCAGCGCTCGGGCAGCTACTTCGTGGCCATGTTTGACGACTACTCCGCCACTTTGCCCCTCCTGATTGTCGTGGCTGGGGAAGCTTTTGCCGTGGCCTGGATCTATGGGGCCGACAA GTTCTTGGATGACATAGAAGCCATGCTGGGATGGCGGCCGTGGGGCATCTACAGCTACATGTGGCGCTTCATTAGCCTGGCATCGATGTTGTGCCTGCTGCTGGCAAGCCTGGTGCGCCTGAGTATGAGTCGCCCGACCTACCAGGCCTGGAACAAGGAGGAG GCAGATAAGCAGCAACTGGAGTACCCACCCTGGGCTCAGGGCCTTCTCATAAGCCTCATtgtcgtggctgcccttcccatccCGATCATGTTTGTCCGGCAGTTATTGATAGAGAGGTTGGCCAAGCGAGGCGGCAAGTCTGCTCTGGCGGTAGCACCTGTCCCCCCCGCGGAAGACGACGAGGAAAGAGAGAGCCCAGCTGATCCTAATGGGTACCTGCCTGTTCAGACAAAAGACAGGCGGGGCTTCTAG